A window of Jannaschia sp. M317 contains these coding sequences:
- a CDS encoding AEC family transporter: MLDVLAVTVPVFLIIGAGYLAVWRGLFTQGQVDGLMVFTQRFAIPCLLFLAVSTLDLKAGFDWRLLTAYYSGSMVCFLAGILGTLYWLRRGAEDAVAVGFTAMFANTVLLGLPIAERAFGTASLEPNYAIIALHAAFCYLTGTATMEAVRAGGTGLLGGAAKVARSLSRNSLMLGVAAGLAVNLSGLPLPAPVNEAVTLIARAALPAALFGLGGVMVQYKPEGDARGIALCCGIALLLHPAWTWGMGRLLDLNESQFRAAVLTAAMAPGVNAYLFAALHGRAVRISASSVLIGTAASVLTVSGWLLLLK, encoded by the coding sequence ATGCTGGACGTCCTGGCTGTCACCGTCCCCGTCTTTCTGATCATCGGCGCGGGCTACCTGGCGGTCTGGCGCGGGCTGTTCACCCAGGGCCAGGTCGACGGGCTGATGGTCTTCACACAGCGGTTCGCCATCCCGTGCCTGTTGTTCCTGGCCGTGTCGACGCTGGACCTCAAGGCGGGTTTCGACTGGCGACTGCTGACGGCCTATTATTCCGGCTCTATGGTGTGTTTCCTGGCAGGTATCCTTGGCACCCTCTACTGGCTCCGGCGCGGAGCAGAGGACGCCGTCGCCGTGGGCTTTACCGCAATGTTCGCCAATACCGTGCTCTTGGGGTTGCCCATCGCCGAGCGCGCCTTCGGCACAGCCTCTCTGGAACCGAACTACGCCATCATCGCGCTGCACGCCGCCTTTTGCTACCTGACCGGCACCGCGACGATGGAAGCCGTGCGCGCAGGGGGGACGGGCCTGCTGGGCGGGGCGGCCAAGGTCGCCCGATCGCTGTCGCGCAATTCGTTGATGCTGGGGGTCGCGGCAGGTTTGGCCGTGAACCTCAGTGGCCTGCCGCTGCCCGCCCCCGTGAACGAGGCGGTCACCCTGATCGCCCGCGCCGCCCTGCCCGCGGCGCTGTTCGGCCTGGGCGGGGTCATGGTGCAATACAAACCCGAAGGCGACGCGCGGGGCATCGCGCTGTGTTGTGGCATCGCGCTGTTGCTGCATCCGGCCTGGACCTGGGGCATGGGCCGCCTTCTGGACCTGAACGAAAGTCAGTTCCGGGCTGCTGTCCTGACCGCGGCGATGGCACCGGGCGTCAATGCCTACCTCTTTGCGGCACTGCACGGGCGGGCGGTGCGGATCAGCGCCTCGTCGGTTCTGATCGGAACGGCGGCTTCGGTGCTGACCGTCTCGGGCTGGCTGCTGCTGCTCAAATGA